One Clostridia bacterium DNA segment encodes these proteins:
- a CDS encoding ABC transporter permease: MNSIIIALNIIRRLVKEIPAIGFLIIFPIIGAILAVAMSGSKTVYKIGIANVSAPGHQLIQAIENTGKFSVVTLDENTIESQVKNKGIKAGIILPEDFANKLENKNVGKVKLIGRQNESVIMELDGLINGYIGRIYSGEKVEIENKPEAKINNTDTPRMAMGFLTMFMLLFLGNGMGIILEDKGKKTFMRTFCAPLKEYEMVLGNVLANIVLGVVQIILFLVATKYLLDIDWKMPVIYVFVIMFAFLISVMGLSIGLIGFIRSSQIYAVANSLLATMTCMLGGSFFNIQFMNDTMKKIANFMPQKWVMEAFDKLAAGGTLVNVKINLLILLLFGAAFFTFGVKVLKPVEEDL, encoded by the coding sequence ATGAATAGCATAATTATTGCTTTAAACATAATAAGAAGATTGGTTAAAGAAATCCCTGCTATAGGGTTCCTGATAATTTTCCCCATAATAGGTGCAATACTTGCTGTAGCCATGTCAGGATCAAAAACAGTATACAAGATAGGGATTGCCAATGTCTCTGCACCCGGGCATCAGCTCATACAGGCAATTGAAAATACAGGTAAATTCAGTGTGGTAACTTTAGATGAAAATACTATAGAAAGCCAGGTGAAAAATAAAGGAATAAAAGCCGGCATTATTCTGCCTGAAGATTTTGCCAATAAGCTTGAAAACAAAAATGTGGGTAAAGTAAAGCTGATAGGCCGTCAGAATGAAAGTGTAATTATGGAACTGGACGGACTTATAAACGGATACATCGGAAGAATATATTCCGGTGAAAAGGTGGAGATAGAAAATAAGCCGGAGGCTAAAATAAACAATACTGATACCCCGAGAATGGCAATGGGATTCTTGACGATGTTTATGCTGCTGTTTCTGGGAAATGGGATGGGAATAATACTGGAAGACAAGGGGAAGAAGACCTTTATGAGAACTTTTTGTGCTCCTTTAAAAGAGTATGAAATGGTTCTTGGAAACGTACTTGCAAATATAGTACTGGGAGTTGTACAAATCATCCTGTTTCTGGTTGCTACTAAGTACCTTCTGGATATTGACTGGAAGATGCCTGTAATCTATGTGTTTGTAATAATGTTTGCATTCCTTATATCAGTAATGGGACTAAGCATAGGACTTATTGGTTTTATCAGAAGCAGCCAGATATACGCAGTAGCTAACTCACTGCTTGCAACAATGACATGCATGCTGGGAGGAAGTTTTTTCAACATACAGTTCATGAATGATACGATGAAAAAGATTGCTAACTTCATGCCTCAAAAATGGGTGATGGAAGCATTTGATAAGCTTGCGGCAGGCGGAACACTTGTGAATGTTAAGATTAACCTGCTAATACTACTGCTTTTTGGAGCTGCATTTTTCACATTCGGTGTGAAAGTGCTGAAACCTGTTGAGGAAGATCTATAA
- a CDS encoding sensor histidine kinase, which translates to MGAGKFKSEVFARLFIISMAASGTVWGNADLSTSAYMALMLLFIINSQVRVNFLRDKLIIISIFVDLGLIYYLNNSYTGLSYLLLLVTILDSLTLLQGEAYIIITIILGMLGYFIKSKSIESVFLITAVFVIAFVFAMQLKKLHSSFKEVEELYDQNRKYSYQVEDAKKRLEEYMKKIESVSQLEERNRISQEIHDTLGHKLTGVLMQLDAAIRVAEVDSEKGKHIIYSVRENMEACVEILRQTVRNINPKDYTNRILSIQQMIEDFRRATGIDVTFSIAGAPVKLYPSAEIALYKNCQEAITNAVRHGNAKKIEVVLKYLEKSVEMTVKDDGSGCKEVINGIGIKGMEERVSLLGGKLMISAANGFEVRTVIPVSNECI; encoded by the coding sequence ATGGGAGCAGGTAAATTTAAATCTGAGGTCTTTGCGCGCTTGTTTATCATTTCTATGGCTGCTTCAGGTACTGTATGGGGTAACGCTGATCTCTCTACTTCTGCCTATATGGCTTTAATGCTGCTTTTTATCATTAATTCCCAAGTAAGAGTAAACTTTCTTAGGGATAAGCTGATCATTATCTCGATTTTTGTTGACCTGGGTCTGATATACTATTTGAACAACAGCTATACCGGTCTTTCGTATCTGCTTCTGCTGGTAACCATACTGGACAGCCTGACTTTGCTGCAAGGTGAAGCATACATTATTATTACTATTATTCTGGGTATGCTGGGGTATTTCATCAAGTCAAAAAGTATTGAATCCGTTTTTCTTATTACAGCAGTGTTCGTGATTGCATTCGTCTTTGCCATGCAGTTAAAGAAGCTGCACAGTAGTTTTAAAGAGGTTGAAGAGCTATATGATCAAAACAGAAAATACAGTTATCAGGTGGAAGATGCCAAGAAAAGGCTTGAAGAGTATATGAAAAAGATTGAAAGTGTATCACAGCTTGAGGAAAGAAACCGGATTTCGCAGGAAATACACGATACACTGGGACATAAGCTTACAGGAGTGCTAATGCAACTGGATGCCGCTATCAGGGTAGCGGAAGTGGATAGCGAAAAGGGAAAACATATAATTTATTCTGTGAGGGAGAACATGGAAGCATGTGTGGAAATTCTGAGACAGACAGTAAGAAATATAAATCCCAAAGATTATACAAACAGGATATTATCAATTCAGCAAATGATTGAAGATTTCAGGAGAGCAACCGGTATAGATGTCACCTTTAGTATTGCAGGAGCACCAGTAAAACTATATCCAAGCGCGGAAATTGCGCTGTATAAAAACTGTCAGGAAGCAATAACAAATGCAGTAAGGCATGGAAATGCGAAAAAAATTGAAGTAGTGCTGAAATACCTGGAAAAAAGTGTAGAGATGACAGTTAAGGATGATGGGAGCGGCTGTAAGGAGGTAATAAATGGGATAGGCATAAAGGGAATGGAGGAGAGAGTATCACTTCTGGGAGGAAAGCTCATGATTTCCGCAGCCAATGGCTTTGAGGTGAGAACGGTTATACCTGTCAGCAATGAATGTATATAA
- a CDS encoding ABC-2 family transporter protein: MKKYIRLYFKFLLQYLKILMEYKGDFFIGLASFFVIQASGIIFIYIIFQRIPHLNGWNFYQIMFIYGFAQLPRGVDHLLTDNIWHLGIRLVLRGDFDRYLLRPLNPLFQIIAEIFQPDAFGELIVGTILVFWSASNMDIDMSALNILLFIVLVLFGALIYTSVKLLFGSFAFWIKQSHSIMWMAYTTSDFAKYPISIYSRVIQWTITFIVPFAFTAFFPASYFIGKSSLLVAAGGTIIVSVVLFAVAYMVWRKGMSIYESTGN, from the coding sequence ATGAAAAAATATATCCGGTTGTATTTCAAATTTCTACTGCAATATTTAAAAATATTGATGGAGTATAAAGGTGACTTTTTTATAGGATTAGCATCCTTCTTTGTTATACAGGCTTCAGGTATAATTTTTATTTATATAATTTTCCAGAGGATTCCTCATCTGAATGGGTGGAACTTTTACCAGATAATGTTTATCTATGGCTTTGCACAACTTCCGAGAGGTGTTGACCATCTATTAACGGATAACATCTGGCATTTAGGTATCAGGTTAGTACTCCGCGGAGACTTTGACAGATATCTCCTGCGCCCGCTAAATCCATTATTCCAAATTATCGCAGAGATTTTTCAGCCGGATGCTTTCGGCGAATTGATAGTTGGTACAATACTGGTTTTCTGGTCTGCTTCAAATATGGATATAGATATGAGTGCCTTAAATATATTACTTTTTATAGTTTTAGTTTTATTTGGTGCATTAATTTATACATCAGTAAAGCTGCTTTTTGGGTCATTTGCATTCTGGATAAAGCAAAGCCATTCTATCATGTGGATGGCATATACCACCAGTGACTTTGCAAAATACCCAATAAGTATATATTCAAGAGTAATACAATGGACGATTACCTTCATAGTCCCTTTTGCTTTTACGGCATTTTTCCCAGCCAGTTACTTTATCGGGAAAAGCAGCCTTCTGGTGGCTGCCGGAGGTACTATTATTGTATCAGTAGTGTTATTTGCTGTGGCATACATGGTTTGGCGAAAGGGTATGTCTATTTACGAAAGCACAGGCAACTAA
- a CDS encoding response regulator transcription factor — MPINVLLVDDEDLITNSLKIILELEQDIKVAGTCSNGDEAYRRVLSVPETDVILMDIRMPVCDGVLATKKIIEVRPDVKIIILTTFNDDEYIFEALKNGAKGYLLKSISPDKIIEAIKIVYQGNLLIHPDVALKLSGMLNKENQSKVMDNLSICDLTDMEKDIVKLISDGMTNKEIADKVYLSEGTVKNKISDILEKLGLRDRTQIAIFYLKGGRL, encoded by the coding sequence ATGCCAATAAATGTATTACTTGTAGATGATGAAGATCTGATAACCAACAGCTTAAAAATCATTCTTGAATTGGAGCAGGACATAAAGGTTGCAGGTACTTGCAGCAATGGTGATGAGGCTTACCGCAGGGTTTTATCGGTACCGGAAACGGATGTGATTCTGATGGATATCAGAATGCCGGTATGCGATGGGGTACTTGCCACAAAAAAGATAATCGAAGTGCGGCCTGATGTTAAGATAATAATACTCACCACTTTTAATGATGATGAATATATATTCGAGGCATTGAAAAATGGAGCAAAAGGATATCTGCTGAAAAGTATCTCCCCTGATAAAATCATAGAAGCAATAAAGATAGTATATCAGGGAAATCTTTTAATACATCCGGATGTAGCTCTGAAGCTGTCAGGTATGCTTAATAAGGAAAATCAGAGTAAGGTCATGGATAATCTAAGCATTTGCGATTTGACGGATATGGAAAAAGATATTGTAAAGCTGATATCAGATGGGATGACTAATAAGGAAATTGCAGATAAAGTATATTTAAGTGAAGGTACGGTTAAGAACAAAATATCAGATATACTTGAAAAGCTTGGACTAAGGGATAGGACTCAGATAGCAATTTTTTATCTGAAAGGTGGGAGGCTGTAA
- a CDS encoding ABC transporter permease, with protein sequence MAVWHIAVKKIKTMLLNPVMMLILVGLPLFQMFIMKTILGSFNVDNSGQKAEGFVEVTLVGLKISLTSLNAASTLVQFLLVTGVIGASLFIQEREKNILVRIFSVPVRKSHIVLGNLIGQVLVTALVAAVIITLSRIALGIDWGESWLGVFVVTLFVLYVSTALGFIFSGLFRSFKVANGVMIFLIMFMTFLSGGFSLDEQFDATSRFTINKWAFDAYAKLMDGQPIWNVVTNLAVLAVIGTVLLIAACIVNRRENIYE encoded by the coding sequence ATGGCCGTATGGCATATAGCTGTTAAAAAGATAAAAACGATGCTGCTAAATCCTGTAATGATGCTGATTTTAGTAGGCTTACCTTTATTTCAGATGTTTATTATGAAAACCATACTGGGAAGTTTTAATGTTGACAATTCAGGGCAAAAAGCAGAGGGTTTTGTGGAAGTGACACTGGTAGGTTTAAAGATTTCGCTGACAAGTCTGAATGCAGCTTCGACACTGGTACAGTTCTTGTTAGTTACCGGAGTTATTGGGGCATCTCTTTTTATTCAGGAAAGGGAAAAAAATATTTTGGTCAGGATTTTTTCTGTACCTGTAAGGAAAAGCCATATAGTTCTGGGAAACCTGATAGGGCAGGTATTAGTGACTGCACTGGTTGCAGCAGTTATAATTACTCTCAGCAGAATTGCTTTGGGAATCGACTGGGGTGAATCCTGGTTGGGGGTATTTGTGGTAACATTATTTGTTTTATATGTATCAACAGCTTTGGGATTTATATTTTCCGGGTTGTTTAGAAGCTTTAAAGTAGCCAATGGTGTCATGATTTTCCTTATAATGTTTATGACGTTTTTATCCGGGGGGTTCAGCCTTGATGAGCAGTTTGACGCTACAAGCAGGTTTACCATAAATAAGTGGGCTTTTGACGCATATGCCAAGCTGATGGATGGGCAACCCATATGGAATGTTGTAACAAACCTTGCAGTACTGGCTGTGATCGGGACCGTATTATTGATTGCGGCATGTATAGTAAACAGGAGGGAAAATATATATGAATAG
- a CDS encoding ABC transporter ATP-binding protein yields MALIMIKDLVKRYGNYLAVDNINLTIEEGEIFGLLGPNGAGKSTTIKMMMGLLKPNSGEISINRMDIRKESLEVRRILGLVPQDIAVYEDISAKENIEYFGKLYGIRGRLLKDRVDEALEFCGLTDKRKEKPKKFSGGMKRRLNIACAIVHQPKIIIMDEPTVGIDPQSRNHILESVKELNKRGSTIIYTSHYMEEVESLCDRVGIIDHGKLIACGVKNELKKQVASDELIAIEATDIRFNPIEELKKVHGVKNVVLNENMIEISTSNTQENLQDVLYVLSKGNVRVKSISLKEPDLESVFLALTGRNLRD; encoded by the coding sequence ATGGCATTGATAATGATAAAAGATCTGGTAAAAAGATATGGAAATTACCTCGCTGTAGATAATATTAATCTGACTATTGAGGAAGGAGAGATATTCGGACTCCTTGGCCCTAACGGTGCGGGCAAAAGTACCACTATAAAAATGATGATGGGACTTCTGAAACCAAATAGCGGAGAGATAAGCATAAACCGAATGGATATCCGAAAGGAATCATTAGAGGTTAGAAGGATACTCGGGCTAGTACCGCAGGATATAGCTGTATATGAGGATATATCTGCAAAAGAAAATATTGAATACTTCGGAAAACTCTACGGTATAAGAGGAAGGCTGCTGAAAGACAGGGTAGATGAAGCTTTGGAGTTTTGTGGTCTGACAGATAAAAGAAAAGAAAAACCAAAGAAATTTTCTGGTGGTATGAAAAGAAGACTAAATATAGCATGTGCCATAGTCCATCAGCCAAAGATCATTATTATGGATGAGCCGACTGTGGGTATCGATCCTCAGTCAAGAAACCATATACTTGAGTCTGTTAAAGAGCTTAATAAGAGAGGCTCGACAATCATATATACAAGCCACTATATGGAAGAAGTCGAGAGCTTGTGCGATAGAGTCGGAATTATTGACCATGGCAAGCTGATAGCCTGCGGAGTAAAGAACGAACTTAAAAAGCAGGTGGCTTCAGATGAATTAATTGCCATTGAAGCTACCGATATACGTTTTAATCCTATTGAGGAGCTTAAAAAGGTTCATGGGGTAAAAAATGTAGTATTGAATGAGAATATGATAGAAATCAGTACGTCAAATACCCAGGAAAATCTGCAGGATGTGCTGTATGTCCTCTCTAAAGGCAATGTCAGGGTGAAGAGCATAAGTCTTAAGGAACCTGACCTGGAAAGTGTGTTTTTAGCACTAACCGGAAGAAATCTAAGAGATTGA
- a CDS encoding putative ABC transporter permease gives MSDTSFSGNRFYKLIIYFLVYSFVGWCIEVIYVSLSEGRLVNRGFLTGPFCCVYGFGALSVIMLLRRCKHNIFLLFSCAAISTTLVEYVSAYIMEKAFNQILWNYSNEPFNIAGRVCLRNALIWGTIAVIMIYAIHPIIRYTAREISKTIKPIIIYLIIIYFISDFLLSSLMASDTDSYTKLIFRLLNEISNNVRYIKNIFFKSLLCLRNGIPV, from the coding sequence ATGTCAGATACCAGTTTTTCCGGTAACAGATTTTATAAATTGATTATTTACTTTTTAGTCTATTCCTTCGTAGGATGGTGTATAGAGGTCATATACGTATCCCTCAGCGAGGGCCGTCTGGTAAACAGAGGATTCCTGACAGGCCCTTTCTGTTGTGTATATGGATTTGGAGCATTGTCCGTAATTATGCTTTTAAGACGGTGCAAACACAATATATTCTTACTTTTCTCCTGCGCCGCCATATCCACCACGCTAGTAGAATATGTGTCGGCATATATAATGGAAAAGGCTTTTAATCAAATCCTGTGGAATTATAGTAATGAACCTTTCAATATTGCAGGAAGGGTATGTTTGAGAAATGCACTTATCTGGGGAACAATTGCTGTCATAATGATATATGCAATTCATCCTATTATCAGATATACTGCCCGTGAAATCTCAAAAACAATTAAGCCTATTATAATATATCTTATCATTATTTACTTCATATCCGATTTCTTATTATCCTCACTAATGGCTTCCGATACTGATTCGTATACTAAGCTGATTTTCAGATTACTAAATGAGATAAGCAATAATGTGCGCTATATCAAAAATATCTTCTTCAAAAGTCTATTATGTTTGAGAAACGGAATACCAGTATAA